The following are encoded together in the Macadamia integrifolia cultivar HAES 741 chromosome 10, SCU_Mint_v3, whole genome shotgun sequence genome:
- the LOC122092207 gene encoding chalcone synthase 2-like, with product MASWPTKRVYDKAINEWGQPKSKITHLVFTTISGVDAPGADFQLIRLLGLSPTVKRMMMYHLGCYGGGSILRVAKDLAENNKGARVLVVCSELNSVSGFKGPTETDFHILLGQAIFADGAAALVVGADPDMSVERPLFQLFSTGTRILSYSNDMVEGHLRQTGLSISLCKDVTKTISRNIGKCLEEAFKNIGISDWNSIFWVSHPGGPAILDLIEVSLGLKEEKLKASREVLSEYGNMSSPTVMFILDEMRNKSMKEGKATTGEGFDWGVLLGFGPGLTVETIVLRSIDTA from the exons ATGGCATCATG GCCTACCAAGAGGGTATATGACAAAGCCATCAATGAGTGGGGGCAACCCAAATCAAAGATCACCCACCTTGTATTCACTACCATTTCTGGTGTTGATGCACCCGGTGCTGACTTCCAACTCATCAGGCTTCTTGGCCTTTCCCCGACCGTGAAACGTATGATGATGTATCATCTAGGTTGCTACGGTGGTGGAAGTATCCTTCGTGTTGCTAAAGACCTTGCTGAGAATAATAAAGGTGCTCGTGTCCTCGTTGTTTGCTCAGAGTTGAACTCTGTGAGTGGCTTCAAGGGACCTACTGAGACTGACTTCCACATCCTACTTGGGCAGGCAATCTTTGCAGATGGCGCTGCAGCTTTAGTAGTTGGTGCAGACCCTGACATGTCAGTTGAGCGCCCATTGTTCCAACTCTTCTCTACAGGTACTCGAATTCTTTCATACTCAAATGATATGGTTGAAGGTCACTTGCGTCAAACGGGTCTTTCAATCAGCTTATGCAAAGATGTAACCAAAACTATTTCTAGGAACATTGGAAAATGCTTGGAAGAAGCATTCAAAAATATTGGTATTAGTGATTGGAACTCCATTTTTTGGGTGTCTCACCCTGGTGGGCCGGCAATTTTGGACCTCATTGAAGTATCCCTTGGTTTAAAAGAGGAGAAATTGAAGGCATCAAGGGAAGTGTTGAGCGAATATGGTAATATGTCGAGCCCCACTGTGATGTTCATTTTAGATGAGATGAGGAATAAGTCtatgaaagaaggaaaagcCACAACTGGAGAAGGGTTTGATTGGGGTGTGCTATTAGGGTTTGGTCCAGGTTTAACTGTGGAGACAATTGTCTTGCGTAGCATCGATACAGCTTAA
- the LOC122092208 gene encoding putative disease resistance protein RGA3 — protein sequence MAAESILFSIQTTLTTIQGVLQDAENQQVEKVAVKEWLRRLKSVAYDADNVLDEFNYEVLRRKLEIQNRLMGKVRNFFSCSNPIAFRLKMAHKLKDINEELDGIRKDANDFNFRVLDLYSSSSSSTYDSTPSSMMYKADDRQTTSIIDDSKVVGRKDDKSKLVNMLVNTSNDQIISVFPIVGMGGLGKTTLAQSVFNDLSIVKNFDLRMWVCVSEPFEVHRLLKEIIESASGGTKCDVSNLDVIARKLQEKLMGKRFLLVLDDVWSEDGEKWDNLINPLKSGSVGSKIIVTTRSNNIAKMMSTPNYIHHLGTLSDGDCWSLFSQRAFSHGEIPPNNLVDIGKRIVKKCGGVPLAVKVLGSLMHSKIEEHEWLHMEQCEIWNLPEVSSRRIMGILKLSYDHLPSHLKRCFAYCSVFPKDYKFEKKFLIQLWMAEGFLQQPPKGSKQIEDVGNECFYILLWNSFFQDVEKDAYGDIETCKMHDLVHDLAQVVGKLDYSTMHQANNVGDIFDEVRGLSFFPDREYEGTLIEIPEALEKAKKLRTLIMPSSSLISIDMLMNFQRLHVLSIQDCMLKEVSPSIRKLKHLRYLDLSDNPIEVLHESITTLYNLQTLKLNYCDDLKELPKEMRKMVCLRHVEFKWGNECTEMPIEMGRLIDLQTLTYFIVRKDGRCNIKQFKYLNNLRGELTIKGLENVTNGIEEAREANLRGKPDVRDLTLEWGHSRNTTAGILMNDDDDVVLEGLEPHPNLKRFSLLNFGGARYPTWMAISGLSTYKNLIKFQLNNCCRLEYVPTLGELPCLRVLVLTGMEKVKCIGQEFYYSSNNSGSTGATSSSSSSSSSRTTVVAFPSLKKLYLYNICNLVEWSDVKNSFPSLEELSVDSCPKLEITPSGFPSLKTLLFEVTNEMALKSLSSNLLSLDFIYIHSCQDLKSVPGRLLQNNANFLETMSFCNCPELETIFPSQEEQDEISPLPTPLVFPSLRSLSIDNCPFVKPFPEELRGMTSLRSLELIGFKELKSLPEGLQQLTMLERLEIGQFSEGLKEVDYIKGEEDLRHLVSLRYLRLVGWPQHKNPAQDQLKHLTNLQFL from the exons ATGGCTGCTGAATCAATTCTG TTTAGTATCCAGACTACCTTGACCACCATCCAAGGTGTTCTGCAAGATGCTGAGAACCAACAAGTGGAGAAAGTGGCAGTGAAAGAATGGCTGAGGAGGCTCAAAAGTGTTGCTTATGATGCAGATAATGTGCTTGATGAGTTCAACTATGAAGTTTTAAGACGTAAATTGGAGATCCAGAACCGATTGATGGGAAAGGTACGCAATTTCTTCTCATGCTCTAACCCAATTGCGTTTCGTCTTAAAATGGCCCATAAGCTTAAGGATATCAATGAAGAATTGGATGGAATCAGAAAGGATGCAAATGACTTCAACTTTAGAGTACTGGATCtgtactcatcatcatcatcatcaacttaTGATTCCACCCCATCCTCCATGATGTACAAAGCTGATGACAGGCAAACCACCTCTATTATAGACGATTCGAAAGTAGTTGGAAGGAAAGATGATAAATCAAAACTAGTGAATATGCTTGTCAACACTAGCAATGATCAAATCATCTCGGTCTTCCCCATTGTAGGAATGGGGGGACTTGGTAAGACCACTCTTGCTCAATCGGTCTTTAATGATTTGTCAATTGTGAAGAACTTTGATTTAAGAATGTGGGTATGCGTGTCTGAACCATTTGAAGTCCATAGACTTCTAAAAGAAATCATAGAATCAGCTAGTGGTGGAACTAAATGTGATGTATCAAACTTGGATGTCATAGCACGTAAGCTCCAAGAGAAATTGATGGGCAAACGTTTTTTGCTTGTACTGGATGATGTTTGGAGTGAAGATGGTGAAAAATGGGACAACTTGATAAATCCCTTAAAATCTGGTAGTGTAGGTAGCAAAATTATTGTGACTACACGTAGCAATAATATTGCAAAGATGATGAGTACCCCAAATTACATTCATCATTTGGGAACATTATCAGACGGAGATTGTTGGTCTTTGTTTAGTCAAAGAGCATTTAGTCATGGCGAGATCCCCCCCAATAATCTGGTGGATATTGGAAAGAGAATCGTAAAGAAGTGTGGAGGAGTACCTTTAGCAGTAAAGGTCTTAGGAAGCTTGATGCACTCCAAAATAGAAGAACATGAGTGGTTGCATATGGAACAATGTGAAATTTGGAATTTACCAGAAGTGAGCAGTAGAAGAATAATGGGGATATTAAAGTTGAGTTACGATCATCTGCCATCACACTTGAAACGTTGTTTTGCATATTGTTCAGTATTCCCCAAGGattataaatttgaaaaaaaattcttgatacAATTATGGATGGCAGAGGGATTCCTTCAACAACCACCCAAAGGAAGCAAACAAATAGAAGATGTTGGCAATGAATGTTTCTATATATTATTGTGGAATTCCTTTTTCCAAGATGTGGAGAAGGATGCTTACGGAGATATAGAGACATGTAAGATGCATGATCTTGTACATGATCTTGCACAAGTTGTCGGAAAGCTTGACTATTCCACTATGCATCAAGCCAATAATGTGGGAGACATTTTTGATGAAGTTCGCGGTCTGTCTTTTTTTCCTGATCGTGAATATGAGGGAACATTAATTGAAATTCCAGAAGCTTTGGAGAAGGCAAAGAAATTGCGAACATTAATAATGCCATCATCAAGCTTGATCTCAATTGACATGTTGATGAACTTTCAGAGGTTGCATGTGTTGAGCATACAAGATTGCATGTTGAAAGAGGTGTCgccttcaataagaaaattgaaaCATTTAAGGTACCTTGACCTATCAGATAATCCAATTGAAGTGTTGCATGAGTCTATCACTACCCTTTACAATTTGCAGACGTTAAAACTCAATTATTGCGATGATCTCAAAGAGCTTCCCAAGGAAATGAGAAAGATGGTTTGCCTGAGACATGTTGAATTTAAATGGGGAAACGAATGCACTGAGATGCCAATTGAGATGGGGAGATTGATAGATCTACAAACATTAACATATTTTATAGTACGCAAAGATGGAAGATGCAATATTAAACAATTCAAGTACTTGAACAATCTAAGAGGAGAACTGACTATAAAGGGTCTGGAGAACGTAACAAATGGAATAGAAGAAGCCAGGGAGGCAAATTTGAGAGGGAAGCCAGATGTTCGTGATTTAACATTAGAGTGGGGGCATTCTAGGAATACTACTGCTGGCATATTAatgaatgatgatgatgatgttgtgtTAGAAGGCCTAGAACCTCATCCAAACTTGAAAAGGTTTTCGCTCCTAAACTTTGGCGGTGCAAGATATCCTACATGGATGGCAATAAGTGGTTTGTCAACATATaaaaatttgattaagtttCAACTCAACAATTGCTGTAGATTGGAATATGTCCCAACGTTAGGGGAGCTACCATGTTTGAGGGTTCTTGTGTTAACGGGAATGGAAAAGGTGAAATGTATTGGTCAGGAATTCTATTATAGCAGCAACAACAGTGGTAGTACTGgagcaacttcttcttcttcttcttcttcttcttcaaggacgACGGTGGTAGCATTTCCTTCACTTAAGAAActatatttatataatatatgtaATTTGGTTGAATGGTCGGATGTAAAAAACTCCTTTCCATCTCTTGAAGAGTTGTCGGTCGACTCATGCCCTAAGTTGGAAATCACGCCAAGTGGATTCCCTTCCCTCAAAACCTTGTTGTTTGAAGTAACAAATGAGATGGCACTAAAGTCACTGTCAAGCAACCTTCTCTCTCTCGACTTTATTTATATTCATTCCTGTCAAGACCTCAAGTCTGTGCCAGGGAGGTTGCTACAGAACAATGCAAATTTTCTTGAGACCATGAGCTTTTGCAATTGCCCTGAGCTTGAAacaatttttccaagtcaaGAAGAACAAGATGAGATATCTCCCCTGCCCACCCCGCTAGTCTTTCCATCTCTTCGATCATTGTCAATAGACAATTGTCCTTTTGTAAAGCCTTTTCCGGAGGAATTACGGGGAATGACTTCTCTTCGATCATTGGAATTGATTGGCTTTAAGGAATTGAAGTCACTACCAGAGGGGTTACAACAGCTCACTATGCTTGAGAGACTAGAAATCGGTCAGTTCTCAGAGGGGCTGAAGGAGGTGGATTACATAAAAGGGGAAGAGGATCTCCGACACCTTGTCTCCCTTCGATACCTAAGACTTGTTGGGTGGCCACAGCACAAGAATCCTGCGCAAGATCAACTTAAGCACCTCACTAATCTACAATTTTTGTAA
- the LOC122092209 gene encoding putative disease resistance protein RGA3, producing the protein MAAESILVSGAQGILASLISVATQEIGRVSGFKGELKKKLETTLTTIQGVLQDAENQQVKRVAVKDWLSRLKSVAYDADDVLDEFNYEALRRKLEIKNRLMGKGSIINQGPMEVPKIPIYRSNQITAKMLFKFITGFAEYVGNYYCKCCRGIGNIIVEINYLL; encoded by the exons ATGGCTGCTGAATCAATTTTGGTCTCTGGAGCTCAAGGAATCTTGGCAAGTTTGATCTCTGTTGCCACTCAAGAAATCGGTCGAGTATCGGGTTTCAAGGgagagttgaagaagaagctcgAGACTACCTTGACCACCATCCAAGGTGTGCTGCAAGACGCTGAGAACCAGCAAGTGAAGAGAGTGGCAGTGAAAGATTGGCTGAGTAGGCTCAAAAGTGTTGCTTATGATGCTGATGATGTGCTTGATGAGTTCAACTATGAAGCTTTAAGACGTAAATTGGAGATCAAGAACCGATTGATGGGAAAG GGGTCGATCATTAATCAAGGTCCTATGGAAGTCCCAAAAATCCCTATTTACAGAAGCAATCAAATAACTGCTAAGATGTTGTTCAA GTTCATCACTGGCTTTGCAGAGTATGTGGGGAACTACTATTGCAAATGTTGCAGAGGCATTGGCAACATTATTGTGGAAATCAATTATCTCTTATAG
- the LOC122091060 gene encoding cytochrome P450 89A2-like: MEVWHILLPLFLGAALKFFFFDDKKKAKKTSKLPLPPGPPSRLPFLGNIFLFRKILSDIQSTVYQQLRDKYGPIISISVASNTTVVFISSHSLAHQALVKNSETFAHRPGPVTPSRVLFNNHDDVGSSSGALWRLLRRNITSEVLNPARYKSFGEARRWVLQILTQQFKDHSESGKPVTVIDHIGYAMFALMLFLCFGEKLDEKLVREIEDLERTLMSNYVSFNYFLFFPRLGKFIFRKSWLKLLDVRRRQESILIPPIKARREWRKKIKQEGQEGSNPDDGHIFSYIDSLFDLKIKGEEGERNLSDKEIMTLVSEFLDAGTDAPSSVLQWIMAHLVKDQDIQEKLYSEIKGVVHSKEEIKEEDLQKMPYLKAVVMEALRLHPPGHFVLHHTVVEDFELDGYLIPKNSIVNFMVAQMGRDPKVWEDPMEFKPERFLGDVGEVIDITGSREIKMMPFSAGRRICPGLGLATLHLEYFVANFVKDFKWTVGDGEKIDFSEKEEFTVMMKSPLRAHVSPRVK, encoded by the coding sequence ATGGAGGTTTGGCATATcctcctccctctctttcttggCGCAGCCCtcaagttcttcttctttgatgaCAAGAAGAAAGCCAAGAAAACCAGCAAGCTCCCTCTCCCACCAGGCCCTCCTTCAAGATTGCCCTTCCTTGGCAACATCTTTCTGTTCCGTAAAATACTTTCTGATATCCAATCAACAGTCTACCAACAACTCCGTGATAAGTATGGCCCCATCATCTCCATAAGCGTTGCTTCCAACACTACTGTTGTCTTCATTTCAAGCCATTCTCTAGCACATCAAGCCCTAGTCAAGAACAGTGAAACTTTTGCCCACCGCCCAGGACCAGTCACACCTAGCCGCGTCCTCTTTAACAACCATGACGACGTTGGCTCCTCTTCCGGTGCTCTCTGGCGGCTTCTCCGCCGGAATATCACCTCTGAGGTCCTCAACCCTGCTCGTTATAAGTCCTTTGGTGAAGCTAGGAGATGGGTCTTACAGATTCTAACTCAGCAGTTCAAAGACCATTCTGAATCAGGCAAGCCTGTGACCGTAATCGATCACATCGGATACGCCATGTTCGCTTTGATGCTCTTCCTTTGCTTCGGTGAGAAACTTGATGAGAAGCTCGTTAGGGAAATCGAAGACTTGGAGAGAACCCTAATGTCTAATTACGTTAGCTTCAATtactttctctttttccctagACTTGGGAAATTCATCTTCAGAAAAAGCTGGCTCAAACTGCTTGATGTGCGCCGCAGACAAGAATCCATTCTTATTCCTCCAATAAAAGCTCGAAGagaatggaggaagaagatcaAACAAGAGGGACAAGAAGGATCAAACCCAGATGATGGACACATTTTCTCCTACATCGATTCTTTGTTCGATCTTAaaatcaaaggagaagaaggagaaaggaatcTCAGTGACAAAGAAATAATGACTCTAGTCTCTGAGTTTCTGGATGCTGGGACTGATGCACCATCATCAGTGTTGCAGTGGATCATGGCACACCTAGTGAAGGATCAAGACATTCAAGAAAAGCTCTATTCTGAAATCAAAGGTGTTGTGCATTcaaaagaagagatcaaagaagaagatttgCAAAAGATGCCATACTTGAAGGCGGTGGTAATGGAAGCTTTGAGGTTGCACCCACCTGGTCACTTTGTTCTGCATCATACTGTTGTTGAAGATTTTGAGTTGGATGGTTACCTTATACCCAAGAATTCCATTGTGAATTTCATGGTGGCTCAGATGGGGAGGGACCCAAAAGTTTGGGAAGATCCAATGGAGTTCAAGCCAGAGAGGTTCTTGGGTGATGTAGGGGAAGTAATTGATATAACAGGGAGTAGAGAGATAAAGATGATGCCATTTAGTGCAGGGAGGAGGATTTGTCCTGGACTTGGATTGGCCACACTTCATCTTGAATATTTTGTTGCGAATTTCGtaaaagatttcaaatggaCGGTTGGTGATGGAGAAAAAATTGACTTTTCAGAGAAGGAGGAGTTCACAGTTATGATGAAGAGCCCATTGCGAGCCCATGTGTCTCCAAGGGTTAAATAA